The Tachypleus tridentatus isolate NWPU-2018 chromosome 5, ASM421037v1, whole genome shotgun sequence genome includes a window with the following:
- the LOC143250540 gene encoding uncharacterized protein LOC143250540 isoform X8, with product MIYMETPFIKKNEQYQQKVEKEVCVLKQQLELTAAELKQQQEEIITTLKEICTKLEEMTTTKLDTLNKEQTALFIKMKDDIKEQTCSTITYHLQNHGEIGISIQSAFEQISNNTEKLFQIVHEKLSEEKQARKTYFHDQQDILQQFLQDISNKALHRDTDTLLKTHLDEMKALLINYFNSSHFNNRPTLGRATTIGLGSERSLAGNIQVQVSDNTKSAMCRDEPKVIDYKTIENRNTKNSDCNRLEVNQDMIITSDYRTLTTDDERNKSSHINKLEADQDSIVSYKYRNIAGYNSRSTDCGYGGSKINGSRVIDSEYKEAINTNSIIGFYSRRPSTDWESITCPYYSRPPANMDKIIGHEYSPQVVYRTKADRNSIQVDNRNRTTDSDKSKAAGGERIIGSEIRQTDENRITDSNRTQTVYEDTIVDSGRRKTADGDRIIEFESRQATDEDKFIDCDRRYAEDWHCMRGSIRSLHTPRTLQDNSVQQTVSLNSPLSYQNSQKLWSNPSPMATVLPYSRAPSYNPTPSHSKDVNNLSKVITPKPVSSEKHPMNIQDDGIHTRTRRKLAQENDNNKHSVKQNRKRGRKTIGQVIKNMSNNKTFKSKRAVSVEKPQKLLSDVFGKEIYVSCKSKFTSPTSITEKATASPGNKYKIFRSRNDKTVLNRSAQHFDPLKASPNCRNNRRETLPNSIVTLHKTPNGTVKTPTMSNTSCIKDPLCQFEPHNDLSRNNESRISVNSEVMKQPSCDSSPCLSIKDIPVWFIKCEKCTLSENEANSSPEPVSDSSSVEKSDLDGYPVLFFFYSYSLIGKKERKDDITKKTI from the exons AAAGATGAAGGATGACATCAAAGAGCAAACATGTTCTACCATCACTTATCACCTGCAAAACCATGGAGAAATTGGAATATCTATTCAATCAGCTTTTGAACAGATCTCTAATAATACTGAAAAACTGTTTCAA ATAGTACATGAAAAGTTATCAGAAGAGAAACAAGCTCGAAAGACGTACTTTCATGATCAGCAAGACATACTTCAACAATTCTTGCAAGACATCAGCAACAAAGCACTGCATAGAGATACAGACACGCTCTTAAAAACACACTTAGATGAAATGAAAGccttgttaattaattattttaactcatCTCATTTCAATAACAGACCAACATTAGGCAGAGCCACCACAATAGGCTTAGGCTCTGAGAGGTCATTAGCAGGCAACATCCAAGTCCAAGTTTCTGATAATACCAAGTCAGCTATGTGTAGGGATGAACCCAAGGTCATTGACTACAAAACTATAGAGAATAGAAATACCAAGAACTCTGACTGTAACAGATTGGAAGTAAATCAAGACATGATCATAACCTCTGACTACAGAACACTGACAACTGATGATGAAAGAAACAAGAGCTCTCACATTAACAAACTTGAAGCAGATCAGGATAGTATTGTAAgctataaatatagaaatatagcaGGATATAACAGTAGATCAACAGACTGTGGTTATGGTGGATCAAAGATTAATGGAAGTAGAGTTATTGATTCTGAGTATAAAGAAGCAATAAATACAAACAGTATCATAGGTTTTTACAGTAGGAGACCATCAACAGACTGGGAAAGTATTACATGTCCTTACTATAGCAGACCACCAGCAAATATGGACAAAATTATAGGCCATGAGTACAGCCCCCAAGTAGTTTACAGGACAAAAGCAGATAGAAACAGTATACAAGTGGACAATAGAAACAGAACCACTGACTCTGACAAGAGTAAAGCTGCAGGTGGAGAAAGGATCATAGGTTCTGAAATAAGACAAACAGATGAAAACAGAATCACAGATTCTAATAGAACACAAACAGTATATGAAGACACTATTGTTGACTCTGGCAGAAGAAAAACAGCAGATGGTGATAGGATCATAGAGTTTGAGAGCAGACAAGCAACAGATGAAGATAAGTTTATTGACTGTGACAGAAGATATGCAGAAGACTGGCATTGTATGAGAGGATCTATAAGAAGTTTACACACTCCCAGGACTTTGCAA GACAATTCTGTGCAGCAAACAGTCTCCTTAAACTCTCCATTATCCTACCAGAATTCACAAAAACTGTGGTCTAATCCATCTCCAATGGCTACAGTGTTGCCATACTCCCGAGCTCCCAGTTATAACCCAACACCCAGCCACAGTAAAGATGTTAACAACCTGTCAAAAGTTATAACACCTAAACCAGTTTCTAGTGAGAAACATCCTATGAATATACAAGATGACGGAATCCACACAAGAACGCGGAGAAAACTGGCTcaagaaaatgacaataataAGCATTCAGTTAAGCAAAATAGAAAAAGAGGGAGAAAAACAATTGGCCAGGTCATTAAAAATATGtccaataataaaacatttaaaagtaaaagagcAGTGTCTGTTGAAAAACCCCAGAAATTACTATCAGATGTATTTGGTAAAGAAATATACGTCAgctgtaaaagtaaatttaccAGTCCTACCTCTATAACAGAGAAAGCTACAGCCTCACctggaaataaatataagatcTTCAGATCCCGAAATGATAAAACTGTTCTTAACAGGTCAGCTCAACATTTTGACCCTTTGAAGGCATCACCAAACTGTAGAAATAATAGACGTGAGACACTACCTAATTCAATAGTTACTTTACACAAAACTCCAAATGGTACAGTCAAAACACCTACAATGTCGAATACATCATGTATCAAAGATCCTCTGTGCCAATTTGAGCCACATAATGATTTGAGCAGAAACAATGAATCTCGTATATCGGTCAATAGTGAAGTGATGAAGCAACCTAGTTGTGATTCCTCACCATGTCTCTCCATTAAAGACATTCCAGTATGGTTTATAAAATGTGAGAAGTGTACTCTTTCAGAAAATGAAGCCA ATTCTTCTCCAGAACCAGTTAGTGATTCATCTTCTGTT GAGAAAAGTGATCTTGATGGgtatccagttttgttttttttttactcatattCACTAATTGGAAAAAAGGAGAGAAAAGATGATATAActaagaaaacaatttaa